A genomic region of Gossypium hirsutum isolate 1008001.06 chromosome D01, Gossypium_hirsutum_v2.1, whole genome shotgun sequence contains the following coding sequences:
- the LOC107921086 gene encoding 3,9-dihydroxypterocarpan 6A-monooxygenase produces the protein MALISIDVQYYFQCFIWFITVVLLHSFMKNILKHQDPEPPSPFSLPFIGHLHMVTSVLPKSFQALAKRYGPLMRIRLGASSCVVVSNAIVAKEIFKTQELNFCSRPEFGSSEYFIYRGSRFVLAQYGDYWRFMKKLCMTRLLAVPQLDKFADIRDQEKVMLVEYVMKRCKEGKPCDLSSELTTLTNNTICRMAMSTRCSGNDNDASEIEELIRTCLKLSGKISIGDVLGPLKVLDFSGNGKKLKAALLKYDRLVERIIQEHQEKAIKGYYDENQEQDLLDILLEVYRDPTAEVKISMKDIKSFLLDIFMAGTDTSSSAMQWAMGELINNPKAFHKLRDEINTIVGPNRLIKESDIPNLPYLRAVIRETLRLHPSAPLIIRECGEDCTVNGFMVKAKTRVLVNCYAVMRDPDSWKNPDEFDPERFLDSSDEKIGEHQMEFKGQNFRFLPFGSGRRGCPGASLAMLVMHAAVGSLVQCFDWEVKGGEKVNLNPGPGFGSEMAQPLVCYPILRFNPF, from the exons ATGGCATTGATTTCCATAGATGTTCAATATTACTTTCAATGTTTCATTTGGTTCATCACTGTTGTCCTACTCCACTCTTTCATGAAAAACATTTTGAAGCATCAAGACCCCGAGCCACCGAGCCCGTTTTCTCTCCCTTTCATTGGCCACCTCCACATGGTCACCTCTGTCCTTCCAAAATCTTTCCAAGCCCTAGCTAAACGCTATGGCCCTCTCATGCGGATCCGCCTCGGTGCATCATCTTGCGTTGTTGTATCCAACGCCATTGTTGCCaaagaaatctttaaaacccaagAACTCAATTTTTGTTCTAGACCCGAATTTGGTTCCTCAGAATACTTCATTTATAGAGGCTCAAGGTTTGTTTTAGCTCAATACGGTGATTACTGGCGTTTCATGAAGAAACTTTGCATGACAAGGCTCTTAGCCGTCCCTCAGCTAGACAAGTTCGCTGATATCCGAGACCAAGAGAAGGTGATGCTGGTGGAGTACGTGATGAAGCGTTGTAAAGAAGGAAAGCCCTGTGATTTGAGCAGCGAGTTGACTACCTTGACAAACAATACCATCTGTAGGATGGCGATGAGTACTCGTTGTTCAGGGAATGATAATGATGCTTCTGAGATTGAAGAGCTGATTAGGACATGTTTGAAGCTTTCAGGGAAGATTAGTATTGGAGATGTGTTGGGTCCTTTGAAGGTATTGGATTTCTCGGGGAATGGGAAGAAGCTTAAAGCGGCTTTGTTGAAGTATGATCGTTTGGTGGAAAGGATCATTCAAGAACATCAAGAGAAAGCAATTAAGGGTTATTATGATGAGAATCAAGAGCAAGATTTGTTGGATATTTTGTTGGAGGTTTATAGAGATCCTACTGCTGAAGTCAAGATTTCCATGAAGGATATCAAGTCTTTCTTGCTG GATATTTTCATGGCAGGTACTGATACATCATCGTCAGCCATGCAATGGGCAATGGGGGAGCTCATTAATAACCCAAAAGCCTTTCACAAGCTTAGAGATGAAATCAATACAATAGTAGGACCTAACAGGCTAATCAAAGAATCTGATATCCCAAATCTTCCATATCTTAGAGCTGTCATAAGAGAAACTCTAAGGCTTCATCCTTCAGCTCCCTTGATCATCAGGGAATGTGGTGAAGATTGTACTGTGAATGGGTTCATGGTGAAAGCTAAGACCCGAGTACTGGTCAACTGCTATGCTGTCATGAGAGACCCtgattcatggaaaaaccctgaTGAATTCGATCCTGAAAGGTTCTTAGACAGCTCTGATGAGAAAATCGGAGAGCATCAAATGGAATTCAAGGGTCAAAACTTTAGGTTCCTTCCATTCGGGAGTGGTCGAAGAGGATGCCCAGGAGCTTCACTTGCCATGTTGGTGATGCATGCAGCAGTAGGGTCGTTGGTTCAGTGCTTTGATTGGGAAGTGAAGGGTGGTGAGAAAGTTAATTTAAACCCAGGGCCAGGGTTCGGTTCAGAAATGGCTCAACCACTTGTGTGCTACCCTATACTACGTTTTAATCCCTTCTAA
- the LOC107921052 gene encoding transcription factor bHLH130: protein MDSSTHQSYQNQNNQSNSGLLRFRSAPSSLLATVDCGVNKGGFESRFINSSSGGDNETEDKSGSVAAVNYANSAPTYSGLPPQYPRQSSAMDNSYELLGLNHHSQGKPVTSSLMRQSSSPPGLFTNLSVQNGFSGMKGLGNYCGVNGTSGELSPSSNRLKNQISFSSRQPSSLGILSQISEIENENLGANSFDGGKPEYQCGSWNESAQLTEKHKLFTNNQNGDIGSGVHVLPRHLSLPKTSNEMAVMEKYLQFQDSVPCKIRAKRGCATHPRSIAERVRRTRISERMRKLQELVPNMDKQTNTADMLDLAVEYIKDLQKQFKTLSDNRANCKCLNTQKTVPNQIL, encoded by the exons ATGGATTCAAGTACCCATCAAAGCTATCAAAATCAAAACAACCAATCCAATTCTGGGTTATTACGTTTTCGTTCAGCTCCAAGTTCTCTCCTCGCTACCGTAGATTGCGGCGTCAACAAAGGTGGTTTCGAGTCTAGATTCATAAATTCAAGCAGTGGCGGCGATAACGAAACCGAGGATAAATCTGGGTCAGTGGCGGCTGTTAACTATGCCAATTCGGCGCCGACTTATTCAGGATTGCCGCCTCAGTATCCGAGGCAGAGTTCTGCAATGGATAACTCATATGAGTTATTGGGATTGAATCATCACAGTCAAGGGAAACCCGTTACTTCTAGCTTAATGAGACAAAGCAGCTCCCCTCCAGGGCTTTTTACCAACTTATCTGTTCAAAATG GGTTTTCCGGCATGAAAGGTTTGGGAAACTACTGTGGGGTGAATGGTACTAGTGGAGAATTAAGTCCATCATCAAATAGATTAAAGAATCAGATTAGTTTCTCATCAAGACAACCTTCATCATTAGGCATTTTGTCTCAGATTTCTGAAATCGAAAATGAAAACCTTGGGGCTAATAGCTTTGATGGTGGCAAACCTGAATACCAATGTGGTTCTTGGAATGAATCTGCACAATTGACTGAGAAGCACAAGTTGTTTACCAATAACCAG AATGGAGATATTGGAAGTGGTGTTCATGTATTACCGCGCCATTTGAGTCTGCCAAAAACTTCGAACGAGATGGCTGTCATGGAGAAGTATCTACAGTTCCAAGATTCAGTCCCTTGTAAGATTAGAGCTAAGCGTGGTTGTGCTACTCATCCTCGAAGCATTGCAGAAAGG GTGAGAAGAACTCGTATCAGTGAACGGATGAGAAAACTTCAAGAGCTTGTTCCAAACATGGACAAG caaacaaaCACAGCAGACATGTTGGATTTGGCTGTGGAGTACATCAAGGACCTTCAAAAACAGTTCAAG ACTCTAAGTGACAATCGTGCAAACTGCAAGTGCTTAAATACTCAGAAGACAGTCCCTAATCAAATTTTAtga